The Solibacillus sp. FSL R7-0682 genome includes a window with the following:
- the ald gene encoding alanine dehydrogenase produces the protein MKIGVPKEIKNNENRVAMTPAGVLSLIANGHEVYIETGAGLGSAFTDEDYLLAGAQIVNTAAEAWNAEMVMKVKEPISSEYGYFREGLILFTYLHLAPEPELTKALLENRVVGIAYETVQLPNRSLPLLTPMSEVAGKMATQIGAHYLEKVPGGKGILLGGVSGVPRGKVTVIGGGIAGTNAAKVAVGMGADVTIIDLSPERLRQLEDIFGRDVQTLISNPYNIADAVRSADLVIGSVLIPGAKAPKLVTEEMIRSMSPGSVVVDIAIDQGGCFETSEKVTTHDNPTFTKHGVVHYTVANMPGAVPRTSTMALTNNTVPYALQIANKGFLKACLDNHALKLGVNTLNGHVVYEAVADAQGLPYVAVDDILESLAGLHE, from the coding sequence TTGAAAATTGGGGTACCAAAGGAAATTAAAAATAATGAGAATCGTGTAGCGATGACACCAGCAGGAGTATTATCGTTAATCGCGAATGGACATGAAGTGTATATTGAAACAGGTGCTGGGTTAGGATCTGCTTTTACAGATGAGGATTATTTATTAGCAGGTGCACAGATTGTCAACACTGCAGCTGAGGCATGGAATGCTGAGATGGTTATGAAAGTAAAAGAACCAATTTCAAGTGAATATGGATACTTCCGTGAAGGATTAATTCTATTTACATATTTACACTTAGCACCAGAGCCAGAGTTAACAAAAGCATTACTTGAAAATCGTGTAGTAGGTATTGCATATGAGACAGTGCAATTACCAAATCGTTCTTTACCATTATTAACACCGATGAGCGAAGTGGCAGGAAAAATGGCCACTCAAATTGGCGCTCATTATTTAGAAAAAGTACCAGGTGGGAAAGGGATTTTACTTGGTGGGGTTTCAGGTGTTCCGCGCGGGAAGGTGACAGTAATCGGGGGCGGTATAGCAGGAACAAATGCCGCAAAAGTAGCAGTAGGAATGGGGGCAGATGTGACGATTATTGATTTAAGTCCAGAGCGACTTCGTCAATTAGAGGACATTTTCGGTCGTGATGTTCAAACGTTAATTTCGAATCCATACAATATTGCAGATGCTGTACGTTCCGCAGACTTAGTAATAGGTTCTGTATTAATTCCTGGGGCGAAGGCACCGAAGCTTGTAACTGAAGAAATGATACGTTCGATGTCACCAGGTTCAGTAGTTGTTGATATTGCAATTGATCAAGGTGGATGCTTCGAAACATCAGAAAAGGTAACGACACATGACAATCCAACATTTACGAAACATGGTGTAGTTCACTATACGGTGGCTAATATGCCAGGAGCGGTGCCACGTACTTCAACAATGGCATTAACGAACAATACAGTACCTTATGCCTTACAAATTGCAAATAAGGGCTTTCTAAAAGCTTGTTTAGATAACCATGCGTTAAAATTAGGTGTAAACACATTAAATGGTCACGTTGTTTATGAAGCGGTTGCTGATGCACAAGGTTTACCATATGTGGCAGTGGATGATATTTTAGAATCATTAGCAGGTTTACACGAATAA
- a CDS encoding SH3 domain-containing protein: MKKRILLPFIVLLSLFTMSFSNEQLTHAASTKTIQLKNDLIMRDAPKENAKKILVINNQSKIIVHSQKRDWSYVEYSGKKGYIKSSSFKNEKLKVKKTVSPVVTNGLMPKVGRQYTYEPSFEGQKKKTYTASINPYVKNSVELLESDYIGYTYMETNESFQFGVAYSDVFFFSLTYPIKKNTTIYDVDESSSTVHNTKVDVESTSSTITTKAGTFNNVVVLKYPNGSKLYLAKDYGIIRITDINENITTELTSVK; encoded by the coding sequence ATGAAAAAAAGAATATTACTACCGTTTATAGTATTACTCTCCTTGTTTACAATGAGCTTTTCTAATGAACAATTGACCCATGCCGCCTCAACAAAAACAATTCAGTTAAAAAATGATCTTATTATGCGTGATGCGCCTAAAGAAAATGCGAAAAAGATTCTCGTGATCAATAACCAATCAAAAATAATTGTTCATAGTCAAAAAAGGGACTGGTCTTACGTAGAATATAGTGGCAAAAAAGGATATATAAAATCTTCTTCATTCAAGAATGAAAAGCTGAAAGTAAAAAAGACTGTCTCTCCTGTTGTAACTAATGGATTAATGCCAAAGGTAGGACGCCAGTATACGTACGAGCCTTCATTTGAAGGACAAAAGAAAAAAACCTATACTGCTTCTATTAATCCGTATGTTAAAAATTCAGTGGAATTATTAGAAAGTGATTATATTGGCTACACATATATGGAAACAAATGAAAGCTTTCAATTTGGTGTTGCCTATTCTGATGTCTTTTTCTTCTCCCTTACTTATCCAATAAAAAAAAATACAACAATTTATGATGTAGATGAAAGTTCTAGCACAGTTCATAACACAAAGGTAGATGTTGAAAGTACTTCCTCAACAATCACAACGAAAGCAGGTACGTTTAATAATGTCGTCGTCTTAAAATATCCAAATGGATCAAAGCTTTACTTAGCTAAAGATTACGGAATTATCCGTATAACAGATATTAATGAAAATATTACTACAGAGTTAACCTCTGTAAAATAA
- a CDS encoding M24 family metallopeptidase, which yields MSKLNELQSFLKENAIDAAFITTPDNVFYFSGFKSDPHERLLGVMVFKDTEPFLICPKMEMPDVVAAGWTFEVVGHEDTENAWDVVAKTVATRNGDFATLAIEKSHLTVERYEAIQQQYPTIKFANIDEKVNALRIRKDEKELEKMRKAAELADFAIQVGCDTIAEGITEMEILNTIESAIKAKGYAMSFETMVLAGEKAASPHGTPGDRKIKKGDLILFDLGVIYEGYCSDITRTVAFGEPSEEQKNIYNTVRKANEDAIAAVKPGVRAMDLDKIARDVITDAGFGEYFTHRLGHGLGISVHEFPSITGANEMVLNEGTVFTIEPGIYKTNIAGVRIEDDVVVTNDGVEVLTKFTKELVIL from the coding sequence ATGTCAAAACTAAACGAATTACAAAGCTTTCTAAAAGAAAATGCAATTGACGCTGCATTCATTACTACACCAGACAATGTTTTTTATTTTTCTGGCTTCAAAAGCGATCCTCATGAGCGTCTTTTAGGTGTAATGGTATTCAAGGATACCGAGCCATTTTTAATTTGCCCGAAAATGGAGATGCCAGATGTAGTTGCAGCAGGTTGGACATTTGAAGTTGTCGGTCATGAAGATACGGAAAATGCTTGGGATGTTGTCGCAAAAACAGTAGCAACTCGTAATGGAGACTTTGCTACTTTAGCGATTGAAAAATCACATTTAACAGTTGAGCGCTATGAAGCCATCCAACAACAATATCCTACTATTAAATTCGCAAATATTGATGAAAAAGTGAATGCACTTCGCATCCGTAAAGATGAGAAAGAGCTTGAAAAAATGCGAAAGGCAGCTGAATTAGCAGACTTCGCAATACAAGTTGGTTGCGACACAATTGCTGAAGGCATAACAGAAATGGAAATTCTAAATACAATTGAATCTGCAATTAAAGCAAAAGGTTATGCAATGAGCTTTGAAACGATGGTACTAGCAGGGGAAAAGGCTGCTTCTCCACATGGCACACCTGGGGACCGTAAAATTAAAAAGGGTGACCTTATTTTATTTGATTTAGGTGTTATTTACGAAGGTTATTGCTCAGATATTACACGAACAGTTGCATTTGGCGAACCATCTGAAGAACAAAAGAATATTTACAACACAGTGCGAAAAGCGAATGAAGATGCCATCGCTGCAGTAAAACCGGGCGTTCGCGCTATGGACTTAGACAAAATTGCACGAGATGTAATCACAGATGCTGGTTTTGGTGAATACTTTACCCACCGACTAGGTCATGGCCTTGGTATTTCAGTGCATGAATTCCCTTCGATTACAGGAGCAAACGAAATGGTATTAAATGAAGGTACTGTTTTCACAATTGAGCCAGGCATTTATAAAACAAATATCGCTGGTGTACGTATCGAGGATGATGTAGTTGTAACAAATGATGGTGTTGAAGTATTAACGAAATTCACTAAAGAGCTTGTAATTCTATAA
- a CDS encoding metal-dependent hydrolase, with protein MQISFHGHSVVKIITNGTTILIDPFISGNGQTDLVVENEKPDVILLTHGHNDHVGDTVALAKAHDALVIAPNELADYLGWQGCKVHNMHIGGAKQFEFGKVKFTQAFHGSSYVTKNNDIIYTGMPAGILFTAEGKTIYHAGDTALFGDMELIGKRHPIDIAFLPIGDNFTMGPEDAAYAVSLLKPKIVVPIHYNTFPPIEQDPQQFADLVQEAEVQIVSPGETVKF; from the coding sequence ATGCAAATTTCATTTCATGGGCATTCAGTTGTAAAAATCATCACGAATGGGACGACAATTTTAATAGATCCTTTTATTAGTGGAAATGGCCAAACAGATTTAGTAGTAGAAAATGAAAAGCCAGATGTCATTTTATTAACTCATGGTCATAACGATCACGTTGGAGATACAGTAGCGTTGGCAAAAGCACACGATGCACTTGTTATCGCACCGAATGAACTGGCAGATTATTTAGGCTGGCAAGGATGTAAAGTGCACAATATGCATATCGGTGGTGCGAAACAATTTGAGTTTGGAAAAGTGAAATTTACACAAGCATTCCATGGCTCCTCCTATGTAACCAAAAATAATGATATTATTTATACAGGTATGCCAGCTGGGATTTTATTTACAGCAGAAGGAAAGACAATTTATCATGCAGGAGATACAGCATTGTTTGGTGATATGGAGTTAATTGGGAAACGTCATCCAATTGATATTGCCTTTTTACCAATCGGTGATAATTTTACAATGGGTCCTGAGGATGCAGCTTACGCGGTATCCTTATTAAAGCCGAAAATTGTAGTCCCAATTCATTACAATACATTCCCACCAATCGAGCAAGATCCACAACAATTTGCAGACTTAGTACAGGAAGCAGAAGTACAAATAGTAAGTCCAGGAGAAACAGTGAAGTTTTAA
- a CDS encoding DRTGG domain-containing protein: MSTKHEKILQYIESLPVGDKISVRQIAKEMQVSEGTAYRAIKEAENRRLVSSIERVGTIRIEKKKKENIERLTFAEIVNIIDGQVLGGKSGLHKTLTKFVIGAMKLDDMMRYTDAGSLLIVGNRTQAHEYALKTGAAVLITGGFDTTDDNKNLADELDLPIISTSYDTFTVATMINRAIYDQLIKKDILLIEDIYVPMEDTAVLKNTHTLADFHKENQRTTHGAFPVVTAQNKLVGMITSKDVIGKDELEPIDKVMTKNPIAASMKTSVASAGHRMIWEGIDLLPVIDEDGILKGVISRQDVLKALQLAQRQPQHGETIDDLVKNEMRVLGDEEIVVEFTVTPQMTNHFGAISYGAFTTLLSEVGSFALKRHKRGEAVAENMTIYFIKPVQMESVLTVKPRILDMSRKFVKMDFEVFNGSLLVGKAMMMFQLLER; encoded by the coding sequence TTGTCAACAAAACATGAAAAAATATTACAATACATCGAATCCCTACCAGTAGGCGATAAAATATCTGTCCGTCAAATTGCTAAAGAAATGCAAGTAAGTGAAGGGACAGCCTATCGTGCAATTAAAGAAGCGGAAAATCGCCGACTAGTTAGCTCAATCGAACGTGTAGGTACAATTCGTATAGAAAAGAAAAAGAAAGAGAATATCGAACGTCTTACATTTGCAGAAATTGTAAATATTATCGATGGTCAAGTTTTAGGTGGGAAATCGGGCTTACATAAAACTTTAACAAAATTCGTAATAGGCGCAATGAAGCTAGACGATATGATGCGTTATACGGACGCGGGAAGTTTATTAATTGTCGGGAACCGTACACAAGCTCATGAATACGCTTTAAAAACAGGGGCTGCTGTATTAATTACTGGTGGGTTCGATACGACAGATGACAATAAAAATTTAGCAGATGAATTAGATTTACCTATTATTTCAACAAGCTATGATACATTTACTGTAGCGACAATGATTAACCGTGCAATATATGACCAATTAATTAAGAAGGATATTTTGTTAATTGAAGATATTTATGTGCCAATGGAAGATACGGCTGTGTTGAAAAATACGCATACTTTAGCAGATTTCCATAAAGAAAATCAACGTACAACGCACGGAGCATTTCCAGTTGTTACAGCTCAAAATAAGCTTGTCGGAATGATTACAAGTAAAGATGTTATTGGTAAAGATGAATTGGAGCCGATCGATAAAGTAATGACGAAAAATCCAATTGCTGCATCAATGAAAACAAGTGTTGCATCAGCGGGACATCGTATGATTTGGGAAGGAATCGATTTACTCCCTGTTATCGATGAGGATGGGATTTTAAAAGGTGTTATTAGTCGTCAAGATGTATTAAAAGCGTTACAACTAGCACAACGTCAGCCACAGCATGGTGAAACAATTGATGATTTAGTCAAAAATGAAATGCGTGTGCTTGGTGATGAGGAAATTGTCGTAGAATTTACGGTAACGCCACAAATGACAAACCATTTTGGGGCTATATCTTATGGGGCTTTTACGACTTTACTTTCGGAAGTTGGCTCATTTGCTTTAAAGCGTCATAAACGTGGAGAGGCTGTTGCTGAAAATATGACGATTTACTTCATTAAGCCTGTACAAATGGAAAGTGTTCTTACAGTTAAGCCGCGAATTTTAGATATGTCACGTAAGTTTGTAAAAATGGATTTTGAAGTATTTAACGGTTCGTTATTAGTTGGAAAAGCGATGATGATGTTCCAACTGCTAGAAAGATAA
- a CDS encoding YtpI family protein, which yields MVFLNFLLVAFIIISIVFYFYFKTKQFRSTLPIRKKWYTAKAGIALGLFLVFFGLNATILYPDWIGYIVAVLFVLIGAGLSSNNFKRMRHEGKYVIEEYELNK from the coding sequence ATGGTTTTTTTAAATTTTTTGTTAGTAGCTTTTATCATTATTTCCATCGTGTTTTATTTTTACTTCAAAACAAAGCAATTCCGTTCAACTTTACCAATTCGTAAAAAATGGTATACAGCAAAAGCTGGTATCGCATTAGGATTATTCCTTGTGTTCTTCGGTTTAAATGCTACAATTTTATATCCTGATTGGATTGGCTACATTGTAGCTGTTCTATTTGTATTGATTGGTGCAGGGCTTAGCTCGAATAATTTCAAGCGTATGCGTCACGAAGGTAAATACGTGATAGAAGAATACGAATTAAACAAATAA
- a CDS encoding DHH family phosphoesterase: MKRQIIDTIKQYETIILHRHVRPDPDAYGSQIGLAELIRTNYPEKSVYVVGEHEDSLSFLATPQLIEDDKFDGALIIVTDTANTERIDDQRYKRGAFIIKIDHHPNDDVYGDLLWVDTSASSCSEMVYDLFEEAQGYANWTMSDNAARLLFAGIVGDTGRFIFPSASEKTFETAGHLIKYNFNRTALFDGMYEMDRKLLHLQGYIYQNFTIDEYGTAYIKITQEILKEFDVTPSETSLLVGSLGNVKGICAWVMFIEENDSIRVRLRSKGPVINGLAKKYNGGGHPLASGATAYSWEETDQVIEELTEICRSFK, encoded by the coding sequence ATGAAACGTCAAATCATTGACACAATTAAACAATATGAAACGATCATTTTACATCGTCATGTGCGCCCAGATCCAGATGCTTATGGTTCTCAAATTGGACTAGCAGAATTAATTCGTACAAACTATCCAGAAAAAAGTGTTTATGTAGTAGGGGAGCATGAAGATTCGTTATCATTTTTAGCAACGCCACAACTAATTGAAGACGACAAGTTCGACGGAGCGTTAATAATCGTTACAGATACGGCAAATACAGAGCGTATTGACGACCAACGATATAAAAGAGGCGCCTTCATTATTAAAATTGATCATCACCCTAATGATGACGTTTATGGCGACTTATTATGGGTAGATACGAGTGCAAGCTCTTGTAGCGAAATGGTTTATGATTTATTTGAAGAGGCGCAAGGTTATGCGAATTGGACAATGTCGGACAATGCGGCTCGTTTATTATTTGCAGGAATTGTGGGCGATACAGGTCGCTTTATCTTCCCGAGTGCAAGTGAAAAAACATTTGAAACAGCGGGTCATTTAATTAAATATAATTTCAACCGTACAGCTTTATTTGATGGCATGTACGAAATGGACCGTAAGCTACTTCATTTACAAGGTTATATTTATCAAAACTTTACGATTGATGAATATGGCACAGCGTATATTAAAATTACACAGGAAATTTTAAAAGAATTCGATGTAACACCATCCGAAACATCTTTATTAGTTGGTTCACTTGGTAATGTGAAAGGAATATGTGCTTGGGTCATGTTCATAGAAGAAAATGATTCTATTCGTGTACGTCTCCGTTCAAAAGGACCAGTAATAAATGGATTGGCAAAAAAGTACAATGGTGGTGGGCATCCATTAGCATCCGGTGCTACAGCTTATTCCTGGGAAGAAACAGATCAAGTAATCGAAGAATTAACAGAAATTTGTCGCAGCTTTAAATAA